In the Vespa crabro chromosome 10, iyVesCrab1.2, whole genome shotgun sequence genome, one interval contains:
- the LOC124427428 gene encoding centrosomal protein of 162 kDa-like isoform X1, with translation MQKVVMFSQPKESPSVEDFTEDDSLGSSISLSVGENSIHIKEKPKLVKEPEPPPDNEINLEEKWWLKRPDTRLEITNAKAIEMKTKKTPTPSPDISSSMKEFLEKEKMCKIMHKSEGEIKDKDDTLCDILASVAFDKYQSDFENATDEDIGSILEEMSRIAGALSPNSAADNAKSGSSSKHHTEEEKSVEELLEEAEKLVLKNTSNLSKSISKSETLVSDNDQDNQEDLSRVRKLEEDIFQLIKEEVHKESEKIKKSPKYEKKRETSPGIEMVYENINILRPPKTLEFQRKKFEEQKVEISSSSDLDDPIERHSRSEELKSIKKMSESKDSLQKEITDVDKDFFENLLKRSKERLEGGMSGSSSFGQEDFSHFLKLLQGQSDKKEQELKETMPIYDLFLKSTKKDGISTVEGQSIIDKSPEFPEKEISEILEKELPHTHTTGIEHKTGEIELRKSKEVRQLDDRKIIDASYSIKRTHDQFVLHKTDQISSKVTDTNDDNKKVVNSKNELYTVGLTPRLELFADAIPKLIAEKSNENIQKDNKVTVESDKESIIKETNTKVKINTASSEKISRVNSKDSYLRDWRKRVSDLPKTSRVASDNKNQKKEIRFCKSKSYDQICKPQLKNSQENIKVPKSADITRKANPLITKKSPILKSKIQSKPVSKFLPKSKMLSQSKGDIEKAGSTLSLPCRSSQFRSSPENSMAGGDTKQNVIKKDWEASCREEKHKNILLKQQLESEVKLYKSQIDNMRMSFEEELFALRKENIILKAKIDELSLNEKHGNVHSKSDAKVIVLEQEIEKLENVIRTYEAENKKLIQDTKRMQEEIKKLQQKQKSTTLETNEMQRLIDRIKDLEEEALKLNLEVSELKEKNADCTLKNDDLIQQNGLLNDELEMFKEQFRAKNDFITDRLQAMTKVEVDLKKQVEELNIKLSSKNDQLRTTKSELEKLQQKVLPLEKELLEFRVKEGNLQEKLQTAKNHVEREKQLTQKLKDQVILDNKKIIDLTRQVREMERILKRKNPDSVSALILTANSEQDKIGTEKVKLLEERIAVLEKEIETKEDISQQKLFDLQQKFSDMKEKYISQITELEGKLLEATVANQKVYNDMFTQTTVKTNESKGIETYKKDERSLSIDKEERKDQRIVKVGPKSQNPKEDAHLIATIRGLKLELSNKDRAVSKLTKEYQELQKTNRRLQKEREKLLNDRRTFKSADLEKANAKLLVSRSTEGNDQNSNIYQNGHVADQGSRLTASTHKLYDPMHYTETTDNALIKKLLNDNEILKEELSKINKDFMALKNKRLHDLNLLQEEHEREMATLVKEYSVKFGDSKVVKLQGQVNTQVAVITHLKEQIDKLRDYKEQVVVLKAEREHLENKVKTLNEKVKYLSTPGTEQLQLLQDKITILQQRHESREMTLQSLVRNLLRNRTQCKDCKNEKGKNRQLCYFRQELDHILAMLQEIANSH, from the exons ATGCAAAAAGTTGTGATGTTTTCACAGCCAAAAGAATCTCCCTCTGTAGAGGAC TTTACCGAAGACGATTCTTTGGGATCTTCGATAAGTTTGAGCGTAGGTGAAAACTCgatacatataaaagaaaagcctAAATTGGTAAAAGAACCTGAACCTCCACCtgacaatgaaataaatcttGAAGAAAAATGGTGGTTAAAAAGGCCAGATACGCGTCTTGAAATCACAAATGCTAAAGCAATAGAaatgaagacgaagaaaacaCCTACACCTTCACCAGACATTAGCTCTTCTATGAAGGAATTtcttgagaaagagaaaatgtgcaAA ATTATGCATAAAAGCGAAGGAGAGATTAAAGATAAGGATGATACATTATGTGATATACTTGCTTCTGTAGCTTTTGACAAATATCAATCAGATTTTGAAA atgcAACCGATGAAGACATAGGTAGCATTCTAGAAGAAATGAGCAGAATTGCTGGGGCTTTAAGTCCAAATTCTGCTGCAGACAATGCAAAATCTGGAAGTTCAAGTAAACACCatacagaagaagaaaagtctGTAGAAGAATTGCTAGAAGAGGCTGAAAAACTTGTACTCAAAAATACTAGTAATTTATCAAAGAGCATATCAAAGTCTGAAACTTTAGTTTCTGATAATGATCAAGATAATCAGGAAGATTTAAGTAGAGTTAGAAAATTAGAGGAAGATATTTTTCAgttgataaaagaagaagtacaTAAGGAATCAGAGAAGATTAAGAAAAGTccgaaatatgaaaaaaaaagagaaactagTCCTGGAATTGAAATGGTTTAtgagaatatcaatattttgcGACCTCCTAAGACATtagaatttcaaagaaaaaagtttgagGAGCAGAAAGTAGAGATATCTAGTAGTTCTGATTTAGATGATCCAATTGAAAGACATTCAAGAtcagaagaattaaaaagtattaaaaaaatgagtgaaagtaaagatagtttgcaaaaagaaataacagatgttgataaagatttttttgaaAACCTTCTGAAAAGATCTAAAGAAAGGTTAGAAGGTGGCATGTCGGGTAGTTCTAGCTTTGGACAAGAagatttttcacattttttaaaattgttacaaGGTCAAAGTgataaaaaggaacaagaattaaaagaaactaTGCCAATAtatgatctttttttaaaatcaacaaaaaaagatgGTATTTCTACTGTGGAGGGACAATCAATTATTGATAAGAGTCCAGAATTTCCGGAGAAGGAAATTTCTGAAATACTGGAGAAGGAACTACCTCATACTCATACTACAGGAATAGAGCACAAAACGGGTGAAATAGAATTAAGGAAATCCAAAGAAGTTCGTCAGTTagacgatagaaaaataattgatgcTTCTTATTCTATTAAACGAACGCATGATCAGTTTGTATTACATAAGACAGATCAGATTTCTTCCAAAGTTACTGATACGaatgatgacaataaaaaGGTTGTCAATTCCAAAAATGAATTGTATACTGTGGGTCTTACTCCTAGGTTAGAATTGTTTGCAGATGCTATTCCTAAGCTCATTGCTGAAAaatctaatgaaaatatacaaaaagataataaagtaacTGTAGAAAGTGATAAGGAATCCATTATAAAGGAAACTAACACaaaagttaaaattaatacaGCCAGTTCGGAAAAAATTTCTCGAGTTAATAGTAAAGATTCTTACTTACGTGATTGGCGGAAACGTGTATCGGATTTGCCTAAAACTAGTCGTGTTGCGTCAGATAATAAGAatcagaagaaagaaattagattCTGTAAATCTAAAAGTTATGATCAGATCTGTAAACCACAATTAAAGAACTctcaagaaaatataaaagttccAAAATCTGCAGACATTACAAGAAAAGCGAATCCATTAATAACTAAAAAATCTcctatattgaaatcaaaaatACAATCCAAGCCTGTTTCGAAGTTTTTACCTAAAAGTAAAATGCTCTCACAGTCAAAGGGTGATATAGAAAAAGCTGGTTCCACATTAAGTTTACCATGTAGATCTTCTCAATTTAGATCTTCACCGGAAAATTCAATGGCTGGTGGTGATACGAAAcagaatgtaataaaaaaagattgggAAGCGTCATGTCGtgaagaaaaacataaaaatattttattaaaacagcAATTGGAATCTgaagtaaaattatataaaagtcaAATAGATAATATGCGTATGTCTTTTGAGGAAGAACTCTTTGCATTAAGAAAGgagaatataattttgaaagcAAAAATAGATGAGCTGTctttaaatgaaaaacatgGAAATGTTCATTCAAAGTCAGATGCTAAAGTTATCGTTTTGGaacaagagatagaaaagttaGAAAATGTAATTCGTACGTATGAAgctgagaataaaaaattgatacaaGATACAAAACGTATgcaggaagaaataaaaaagttgcAGCAAAAGCAGAAATCTACTACAttagaaacgaacgaaatgcAACGTTTAATAGATCGTATTAAAGATTTAGAGGAAGAagcattaaaattaaatttagaaGTTTCTGAgcttaaagagaaaaatgctGATTGTACTTTGAAGAATGATGATTTAATACAACAAAATGGTTTACTTAATGATGAATTGGAAATGTTTAAAGAACAATTTAGAGCAAAGAATGACTTTATTACAGATAGGTTACAGGCAATGACTAAGGTAGAGGTCGACTTGAAAAAACAAGTGGAAGAACTGAATATAAAGTTAAGTTCTAAAAACGATCAATTACGCACAACAAAATCAGAATTGGAAAAACTTCAACAAAAAGTTCTACCTTTAGAGAAGGAGCTTTTAGAATTTAGAGTTAAGGAAGGTAATCTTCAAGAAAAATTACAGACTGCTAAAAATCATGTTGAACGTGAGAAGCAACTTACACAAAAATTGAAGGATCAAGTAATActtgataacaaaaaaattatagatttaACCAGACAGGTACGTGAAATGGAACGtattcttaaaagaaaaaatccagATTCGGTATCTGCTTTAATATTAACTGCTAATTCGGAACAAGACAAAATTGGTACTGAAAAAGTAAAACTTCTTGAAGAAAGAATAGCCgttcttgaaaaagaaatagaaaccaAAGAAGATATCTCACAGCAAAAGTTGTTTGACTTGCAACAAAAGTTTtctgatatgaaagaaaagtatatatcGCAGATAACAGAATTAGAAGGTAAACTACTGGAAGCAACTGTTGCAAATCAAAAGGTATATAATGATATGTTTACACAAACAACTGTTAAAACTAATGAAAGTAAAGGAATAGAAAcgtataaaaaagatgaaaggtCTTTATCAATtgataaagaggaaagaaaggatcAAAGAATTGTAAAAGTTGGTCCAAAATCACAAAATCCAAAAGAAGATGCTCATCTTATTGCAACAATACGTGGGCTTAAATTGGAACTTTCAAATAAAGATAGGGCAGTTTCTAAACTTACGAAAGAATATCAAGAATTACAAAAGACTAACAGACGATTACAGAAAGAACGCGAGAAACTTTTAAATGATCGTAGGACGTTCAAAAGTGCAGATCTTGAAAAAGCTAATGCAAAATTGTTAGTTTCACGATCTACAGAAGGTAATGATCAGAACTCAAACATATATCAAAATGGACATGTAGCAGATCAGGGTTCACGATTAACCGCGTCTACTCATAAATTATATGATCCAATGCATTATACAGAAACTACTGACAAtgctttgataaaaaaattattgaacgataatgaaattttaaaggAAGAACTGAGCAAAATAAATAAGGACTTCATGGCACTGAAAAACAAGAGACTTCATGATTTGAATCTTCTACAGGAAGAACATGAACGAGAAATGGCTACTCTTGTGAAGGAATATAGCGTTAAATTTGGAGATTCTAAAGTGGTAAAATTACAG gGACAGGTTAATACACAGGTAGCTGTAATTACTCATCTGAAGGAACAGATTGATAAATTAAGAGATTACAAAGAGCAGGTGGTTGTGTTAAAGGCTGAACGAGaacatttagaaaataaagtgAAAACACTAAATGAGAAAGTTAAATACCTTTCTACGCCG GGAACTGAGCAGTTACAATTACTACAGGACAAAATTACAATTCTTCAGCAGAGGCACGAAAGTCGCGAAATGACCTTACAGTCTTTGGTACGTAATTTGCTTAGAAATCGTACGCAGTGTAAAGACTGTAAGAATGAAAAGGGTAAAAATCGACAGCTTTGTTATTTTCGCCAAGAACTTGATCATATTCTTGCAATGTTACAAGAAATTGCCAATTCTCATTAA
- the LOC124427428 gene encoding centrosomal protein of 162 kDa-like isoform X2 yields MQKVVMFSQPKESPSVEDFTEDDSLGSSISLSVGENSIHIKEKPKLVKEPEPPPDNEINLEEKWWLKRPDTRLEITNAKAIEMKTKKTPTPSPDISSSMKEFLEKEKMCKIMHKSEGEIKDKDDTLCDILASVAFDKYQSDFENATDEDIGSILEEMSRIAGALSPNSAADNAKSGSSSKHHTEEEKSVEELLEEAEKLVLKNTSNLSKSISKSETLVSDNDQDNQEDLSRVRKLEEDIFQLIKEEVHKESEKIKKSPKYEKKRETSPGIEMVYENINILRPPKTLEFQRKKFEEQKVEISSSSDLDDPIERHSRSEELKSIKKMSESKDSLQKEITDVDKDFFENLLKRSKERLEGGMSGSSSFGQEDFSHFLKLLQGQSDKKEQELKETMPIYDLFLKSTKKDGISTVEGQSIIDKSPEFPEKEISEILEKELPHTHTTGIEHKTGEIELRKSKEVRQLDDRKIIDASYSIKRTHDQFVLHKTDQISSKVTDTNDDNKKVVNSKNELYTVGLTPRLELFADAIPKLIAEKSNENIQKDNKVTVESDKESIIKETNTKVKINTASSEKISRVNSKDSYLRDWRKRVSDLPKTSRVASDNKNQKKEIRFCKSKSYDQICKPQLKNSQENIKVPKSADITRKANPLITKKSPILKSKIQSKPVSKFLPKSKMLSQSKGDIEKAGSTLSLPCRSSQFRSSPENSMAGGDTKQNVIKKDWEASCREEKHKNILLKQQLESEVKLYKSQIDNMRMSFEEELFALRKENIILKAKIDELSLNEKHGNVHSKSDAKVIVLEQEIEKLENVIRTYEAENKKLIQDTKRMQEEIKKLQQKQKSTTLETNEMQRLIDRIKDLEEEALKLNLEVSELKEKNADCTLKNDDLIQQNGLLNDELEMFKEQFRAKNDFITDRLQAMTKVEVDLKKQVEELNIKLSSKNDQLRTTKSELEKLQQKVLPLEKELLEFRVKEGNLQEKLQTAKNHVEREKQLTQKLKDQVILDNKKIIDLTRQVREMERILKRKNPDSVSALILTANSEQDKIGTEKVKLLEERIAVLEKEIETKEDISQQKLFDLQQKFSDMKEKYISQITELEGKLLEATVANQKVYNDMFTQTTVKTNESKGIETYKKDERSLSIDKEERKDQRIVKVGPKSQNPKEDAHLIATIRGLKLELSNKDRAVSKLTKEYQELQKTNRRLQKEREKLLNDRRTFKSADLEKANAKLLVSRSTEGRTEQNK; encoded by the exons ATGCAAAAAGTTGTGATGTTTTCACAGCCAAAAGAATCTCCCTCTGTAGAGGAC TTTACCGAAGACGATTCTTTGGGATCTTCGATAAGTTTGAGCGTAGGTGAAAACTCgatacatataaaagaaaagcctAAATTGGTAAAAGAACCTGAACCTCCACCtgacaatgaaataaatcttGAAGAAAAATGGTGGTTAAAAAGGCCAGATACGCGTCTTGAAATCACAAATGCTAAAGCAATAGAaatgaagacgaagaaaacaCCTACACCTTCACCAGACATTAGCTCTTCTATGAAGGAATTtcttgagaaagagaaaatgtgcaAA ATTATGCATAAAAGCGAAGGAGAGATTAAAGATAAGGATGATACATTATGTGATATACTTGCTTCTGTAGCTTTTGACAAATATCAATCAGATTTTGAAA atgcAACCGATGAAGACATAGGTAGCATTCTAGAAGAAATGAGCAGAATTGCTGGGGCTTTAAGTCCAAATTCTGCTGCAGACAATGCAAAATCTGGAAGTTCAAGTAAACACCatacagaagaagaaaagtctGTAGAAGAATTGCTAGAAGAGGCTGAAAAACTTGTACTCAAAAATACTAGTAATTTATCAAAGAGCATATCAAAGTCTGAAACTTTAGTTTCTGATAATGATCAAGATAATCAGGAAGATTTAAGTAGAGTTAGAAAATTAGAGGAAGATATTTTTCAgttgataaaagaagaagtacaTAAGGAATCAGAGAAGATTAAGAAAAGTccgaaatatgaaaaaaaaagagaaactagTCCTGGAATTGAAATGGTTTAtgagaatatcaatattttgcGACCTCCTAAGACATtagaatttcaaagaaaaaagtttgagGAGCAGAAAGTAGAGATATCTAGTAGTTCTGATTTAGATGATCCAATTGAAAGACATTCAAGAtcagaagaattaaaaagtattaaaaaaatgagtgaaagtaaagatagtttgcaaaaagaaataacagatgttgataaagatttttttgaaAACCTTCTGAAAAGATCTAAAGAAAGGTTAGAAGGTGGCATGTCGGGTAGTTCTAGCTTTGGACAAGAagatttttcacattttttaaaattgttacaaGGTCAAAGTgataaaaaggaacaagaattaaaagaaactaTGCCAATAtatgatctttttttaaaatcaacaaaaaaagatgGTATTTCTACTGTGGAGGGACAATCAATTATTGATAAGAGTCCAGAATTTCCGGAGAAGGAAATTTCTGAAATACTGGAGAAGGAACTACCTCATACTCATACTACAGGAATAGAGCACAAAACGGGTGAAATAGAATTAAGGAAATCCAAAGAAGTTCGTCAGTTagacgatagaaaaataattgatgcTTCTTATTCTATTAAACGAACGCATGATCAGTTTGTATTACATAAGACAGATCAGATTTCTTCCAAAGTTACTGATACGaatgatgacaataaaaaGGTTGTCAATTCCAAAAATGAATTGTATACTGTGGGTCTTACTCCTAGGTTAGAATTGTTTGCAGATGCTATTCCTAAGCTCATTGCTGAAAaatctaatgaaaatatacaaaaagataataaagtaacTGTAGAAAGTGATAAGGAATCCATTATAAAGGAAACTAACACaaaagttaaaattaatacaGCCAGTTCGGAAAAAATTTCTCGAGTTAATAGTAAAGATTCTTACTTACGTGATTGGCGGAAACGTGTATCGGATTTGCCTAAAACTAGTCGTGTTGCGTCAGATAATAAGAatcagaagaaagaaattagattCTGTAAATCTAAAAGTTATGATCAGATCTGTAAACCACAATTAAAGAACTctcaagaaaatataaaagttccAAAATCTGCAGACATTACAAGAAAAGCGAATCCATTAATAACTAAAAAATCTcctatattgaaatcaaaaatACAATCCAAGCCTGTTTCGAAGTTTTTACCTAAAAGTAAAATGCTCTCACAGTCAAAGGGTGATATAGAAAAAGCTGGTTCCACATTAAGTTTACCATGTAGATCTTCTCAATTTAGATCTTCACCGGAAAATTCAATGGCTGGTGGTGATACGAAAcagaatgtaataaaaaaagattgggAAGCGTCATGTCGtgaagaaaaacataaaaatattttattaaaacagcAATTGGAATCTgaagtaaaattatataaaagtcaAATAGATAATATGCGTATGTCTTTTGAGGAAGAACTCTTTGCATTAAGAAAGgagaatataattttgaaagcAAAAATAGATGAGCTGTctttaaatgaaaaacatgGAAATGTTCATTCAAAGTCAGATGCTAAAGTTATCGTTTTGGaacaagagatagaaaagttaGAAAATGTAATTCGTACGTATGAAgctgagaataaaaaattgatacaaGATACAAAACGTATgcaggaagaaataaaaaagttgcAGCAAAAGCAGAAATCTACTACAttagaaacgaacgaaatgcAACGTTTAATAGATCGTATTAAAGATTTAGAGGAAGAagcattaaaattaaatttagaaGTTTCTGAgcttaaagagaaaaatgctGATTGTACTTTGAAGAATGATGATTTAATACAACAAAATGGTTTACTTAATGATGAATTGGAAATGTTTAAAGAACAATTTAGAGCAAAGAATGACTTTATTACAGATAGGTTACAGGCAATGACTAAGGTAGAGGTCGACTTGAAAAAACAAGTGGAAGAACTGAATATAAAGTTAAGTTCTAAAAACGATCAATTACGCACAACAAAATCAGAATTGGAAAAACTTCAACAAAAAGTTCTACCTTTAGAGAAGGAGCTTTTAGAATTTAGAGTTAAGGAAGGTAATCTTCAAGAAAAATTACAGACTGCTAAAAATCATGTTGAACGTGAGAAGCAACTTACACAAAAATTGAAGGATCAAGTAATActtgataacaaaaaaattatagatttaACCAGACAGGTACGTGAAATGGAACGtattcttaaaagaaaaaatccagATTCGGTATCTGCTTTAATATTAACTGCTAATTCGGAACAAGACAAAATTGGTACTGAAAAAGTAAAACTTCTTGAAGAAAGAATAGCCgttcttgaaaaagaaatagaaaccaAAGAAGATATCTCACAGCAAAAGTTGTTTGACTTGCAACAAAAGTTTtctgatatgaaagaaaagtatatatcGCAGATAACAGAATTAGAAGGTAAACTACTGGAAGCAACTGTTGCAAATCAAAAGGTATATAATGATATGTTTACACAAACAACTGTTAAAACTAATGAAAGTAAAGGAATAGAAAcgtataaaaaagatgaaaggtCTTTATCAATtgataaagaggaaagaaaggatcAAAGAATTGTAAAAGTTGGTCCAAAATCACAAAATCCAAAAGAAGATGCTCATCTTATTGCAACAATACGTGGGCTTAAATTGGAACTTTCAAATAAAGATAGGGCAGTTTCTAAACTTACGAAAGAATATCAAGAATTACAAAAGACTAACAGACGATTACAGAAAGAACGCGAGAAACTTTTAAATGATCGTAGGACGTTCAAAAGTGCAGATCTTGAAAAAGCTAATGCAAAATTGTTAGTTTCACGATCTACAGAAG gAAGAACTGAGCAAAATAAATAA